Genomic DNA from Plasmodium chabaudi chabaudi strain AS genome assembly, chromosome: 1:
GCTATTTCATACTTTTATATCGCTACAagttgcatatatatgatcACTATTTAAAACTTCATGTTTATTCCCATACCagtaattttttcattctctataattttatgacatgcatatttattttacacttttttttttcgaaatattttacagACAAAAAGTTCAAATCAATAGAAGAATTAATggcatttttaaaaaattaaaacttAGCACATGAAGGGAgtccaaaaataaaatggcGGAACAAGTAAAGACTTTTTTGTTGTATTAAATTCGGACACAAATTGGATTatacattaatatattattttttttcaaaatatatccttcacattttattgttgcaaaatttgtatgtttttttcgcaaatattttacataacCCTTTTCAAccttttttgttatatatattcaaaagaatataaactaaatggatatttttgtattttttatcatagccatatgatataaataatgtttaAGTAGTGTAGATTGtcttataataaaattttaaaataggaAATACGAACAAGGATGTAATTAAGCATAATTAAGCATATTTGAAATAAGCTAAGTTATACCTTTTTATATAGCCATAAAATGTGTaggaaattattaaaatatttttaagcccctattaaattttattttgtgtgcaaattttattaaatcgTAAATGGTGTAtaagctttttttttttttttttttttttttcaaaaacatttttatacagCCAAGGAACAAAATGCAACTTAAATATGTAGACTTTCTGTTCCGTTAATTTGCTAAATATGCTCATTAAGTTTGTGCATTTATTATGCATTACTTAATCACAATTAATCACAATTAATCACAATTAATCACTACCTATTTAACACTATAATGtgttgttatattttacgCTATATGCTTTCGCATTGTATCGCCTGacttattcatataaaaagtgCTCATGAAATGTAgccaaaataaataatttacaaaattggAAGTTTTCAATGTAtagtaattttttattattatctttcacagtattataaaaataaataaaaattatatattcatatatttttattttttacaaaatggtatactattttttgcatGGTCAACCTTGATAGTAAACCAAATTcacaaaatggaaataaggAAATGCTTTATcaaaacatttaaaaaaatatatacgtaacatatataataataataatatgtataaactAGTAGCAGTTATTTTACTGACATAGTTTGCGGTGTAACGAATGTacataaacaaaatttatattaccccaaactatttttattataaatataatggcttttaaatttttcatatattttcaaacaatgcaatataaaatattatatccataaaaataagttatCATAATTAATCCAAATTgtgcataaaatatatattatttaaaatattatttattcttaAATATGTAGGAAAATTTTAGTATATTGGAAATGccaattaatatttatatatactataatattttctacatatatataatatgcgcaattattatatatatatataatataagaataaatattatgaatatttaaggatatatttattatgtgtGGGCTATAGATTTTTATACTaccatataaaatatataatatgtaatgcgtaaaaaaatgttactAAGCCCAAGTcatagcatatatatatagtatacataataaagCATAGTTAATGACTATCTacaagtatatatatacaagcATGTTAATACATATTCGTGCTATTCCCTTGTAAGCACTATTTTAGTTAGgcattataataaaagtaaagTAATAtagcataataatatgttatttaaaatatatagaaaataatattctattttttcagCATTTTTTCAGCATTTTTTCGGCATATCTTCGGcgtattttcaaaaaaattctctacatattttaaagcctactattattattttttttttttcccctTATAATTGCTAAGCTGTATTATTGGATTTGCcctctatatatttatcataaaataaaattttttttttttattttcctatatttatgtattatatatatgaatattaacaattttttttttcagttaaaataaatactattttattataaataggattattttatataaaaattttcagcatattattattttattttattttatattttccattaaaattaaattttatatttatttatatattattcattatattattataaatataaaaaaatgactTTTAAAATACCTTTTAAAGGGGCCTTTAAAGGaagttgtttttttttttataattaactatatttatatatatgtttaaaaattaaaaaaaacacataCTTTAAAGTAAAACAACGAAAGTTTTACatccatataattatatcaaaataaagCGCTATACAGAAACGCCAATTATAGTCAATTATAATTTCACCACACTATCACTAGCATTGCTATACTATtacttttcatttttaataaaaccTACAAGAGCTTACATTCTTCAAAGCGTACCCttgaaattaaaacaaaaaatgattatgcTTAATAATTGATACCATAAACGGGATACGcaaaatttacatatatatatagtacactaaatatatttttacagaatatattatacatatatttatttttattaattcacTGATTTATACCAACTGTTAAAACCTATGCATGGTATATATCCATCAATAGGTACtccatatgcatatgcctTCACATTTCTAATTTCATATTCGGTATAAGCAAgtttgttatttatttggatTGCTTACCtgtttatataaacttttaaataaacataaattgTTGTGGCTCGACAAAATTAGGCGAAATATACCATCAAAATTTGCTGAAAATTAATAAGCCCATTAGTACATAATAaactttatatattttttaaaaaaaattatatgcacataCTTATAGCaattcattattaattaattctgataaaatggaaaataatgaacCTGTAGAAAATGCACCCGATTATACTACATCAGATAATTTGAAAACAGATGAAAAtgtattcatatatacgaaagatgaatttatatatgcctACATAGAACTTATACTAAATGGAAAGGATCTGGGAGAAGACCATGATGTACCTCTATGTAGTAATGCATTTAAAATAGAAGATATAGAAGAACGAAGAAAAGAATTAATGGAATCGGGTGATGCTCAAGAactaattaataataatgaactAGGAAGAgaaatttttgataattatgataaagATAACAAATTCGATCgatataatatgaataaagaAGGTGAGGATCTTGCTGATCCTGGTAGTCCATTCGAAAGAGGAAAggaaagaaataaatttgatagatataaaaatagaaatgaCTTTTTTAATAGAGATAGTATTATGAATAGAAATCAACTTGATGAATCATTTGATTCAAATAGTGCAATAAATAGTAtgaataaaagaaatagttatatactaaaaaatcagaaatttattaaaaatccAGATTTTAAATCTGTAGGAGGAAATACAACTCCTATAAATCAACAATCGAATAGTAATGAGAATGTTATGAATAATCTAAGCATGTATGATACCTtaggaaataataaaaataattttataaaaaaaaataatttaaataatgagaATGCTGGATTTGcttacaataataatagtaccAACTCTAATACATTTGgaaataacaatattaGAGAATCaaataatgcaaataataataaaaaatttatatggcgaaaaaatgaaagagGGGGGGCAAACACTGGACCTACCTCTTGGAGATTTTCAAAATcgggaaataataatgatggcCCAATaactaataataataatgaaccTATTTCCAAAAtggatttaaaaaatgcaaataaaaattataataaaaattttactaATGATATGAAAATGTCTGCATCTAATCATTCGGAAGAAAATTATCCAATAAATGACATTTCTCGATACACTAACaagcataataatattaaagatAGAAATATAACTAAAAGAGAAGATATGTATACTGactttaattataataacaattcAGCATCTACTGGATATAACattggaaataataataacaaccTAAATGATATTCCAAATTTAGGAACAGATGCAAATACTGGAGTTAACCATTTGATAGATAGAGgtaaaaagaaacaaaGCTACCACAATGTGGGATCAAAATTTGCTTCTACTAatctaaataataataaaagtcAAAATATGTTGAATAAGAATGGATACAATAATTTAGATGCCTACTTATcttcaaattataataatgaaggagatatgaataataatggaaatGTTAATTTACCAATGGATGaatcaaaatttaaaaaatataaaatgcttggaaataatatgaattcAGTTAATAATGATTCAAATGAggataataaaacaaaaaatgcaaatgaatatttagctactaatattatgaacaaaaataatgatcccacaaaattaaatatgcatctaaataaaaaaataatagatccaaataataaatatccaTATAATCAAATCCAAAATCAAAGGAAAtatgattataataattcatcaaataatataaatggaaTATATGCCAACACTTCAAACAATGCTCATGATCCAAATTtcgataaaaaaaataataattattattacacaAATGGAAATATGAATCCAAAAATGGGTACCGATTCTAGTCAGATGCAAAATAGATCCACAAACAAAGAAAGAAAAGGTGAATATAATAGTCcaagtaataaaaatataggagaaaatataaataatgataatcgAAAGGGAACAAGGAATAGTCAAATGATGCAACAAAATTCATTTGATTCAGGAAAAATgcaaacaaataatttttcaaataattcatattttaatactaATAGACATCTAAAAAATAGCGACAAAAAGGGTTCGAAAAATATTGGTGAAGATGACTGGAGtaatattagaaaaaaaaatttagaaaaaagtaaaaaagcTACAGATGATTTAATATGGAATAAGTTAAATGAACAGTTTGATCTAAATAGTAATAAGGGAAGTTCAATTGGATTAGTAGGGGGAATAGGAATTAGTACGGATCtaaataatgattttttaaaaaaattttcaaataaattattaaaaccAAATGAAGATACTACAAAAATAACAAGCACAAtcgatgaaaataaaaacaaacaaGATGAACCCACAACAGCAGCAgcaaacaataataatgcccttacaaataatgaaaaaaaaaaaaaaaataaaaaaaaaacaaaaaatgataaggATAAATTATCTAACGAAgcagataaaataaataatacagaagataataatcaaaacatgaaaataaaagattccttggaaaatataaatcctAAGGAGCcaagtaataataacaaaataaataattttcataaaatatttgataataaaaaaaattctaattatttgtattctGATAGtaatgttaataaattatatactgatataaataacatcaattatattaacaatacTATCAATTTTCACAATTTAAAtcgatataataattttaatgataaaaaggaatatgtattaaataaattatataataatactaataaaaacaatttacAGGGAGATCATAAGGACTTAAATAAATCGACTAACCAACATCGAAGCATATGGAATCTTTCTTATCCTTACTATCAATCATTGGAAACCTCTACCTTTGGAAATCAATCTGGCATCAAGAAATATGTTGATAAAATACCATTTACGGATAAACCTCAATCTAGGATATAcccaaataataacaatccACATCATGATTCAACTGATTCTCGAAATAATATTCGACGACATCTCACCACCAAATCAAGCATAGACATGTCAACACTTTTAAAccatcaaaataataactcCAATTTTGGTGTCACAAAATTTAGGGGTTCAACGACTACAGATATACCACAAGAAAGCttgttacaaaaaattaaaaataaaaataatgatcaACATTTTATACATCCTAATGATATACCACGTCCCCCGAACATCAACTTCCCACAAACTCCTCACGATACTCATCCATATCCATTTTCTCGAAACATTGGAATAAATGAAGGATACAATAATGCATCTATATCTAGTCCAACAAATGTAACAACACAACCTTCTTCGATCCATAACAAATTTTCTGATCCCCAAATATTTGataaacttaaaaataGGGAGAGCAACACATTTATCGATGAAACACATGCAGAAGAAACAACATCCATGAATCaagcaaataaaattaataacatGATAATCTTAAAGAAGATGATGCAAATGTTTAATATCGATGAAAAGGTGTTTAACAATTTAAGTGAAAgcaaaaaaagagaaatacTAACCCAATTAATGttagaaaattttaatttagttAATTCACAACAGgaagtaaataataaacaagtgactattcaaaataattcaaatcaAGCTAGCAACCCTCTCTATATTACAAATACGAATAATAAAGCTACTACCGAGTTTGAAACAAAAGAAACTCAATCGTATGCGGCAAGTCCTAATAATACATCCTCCGTTCCTACATCGTAtggtgaaaataataatatacaaaaagatgaaattggcgaaaaaaaaagtaacaataataaatcaaatatatcaaaatggTTGAATTTTATTGGAATTTCgggtaataaaaaaagtaaagaTGCATCTAAAAATGTGccagatataaataatgcaaaAGTAGATGCAGCCATACAAAGTGCTAACCAAACTGATATCAATAACAATAGTAATAGTCGAATCACATCTAATACAGACGAAATGGGCTCTGATTCTACActttttgaaaatgtaaACAGAAATAAAGATACTAATTCAACTGctcaaattaattatataagaaCCCATTATGCATCtaaagataaaatagaTGATTCTATTCTTCTATCAAATGACCAAACACATTCTGAAAAGCACAATAATGACAATACAGTAACTACAAACGATTTACAAACAAATTCAAATAGTAATAACAATGATGTTTCAAGATATAtagaattaataaataaagttaataaaataaaaggaaaTGTATGGCAATATAAAGATCCTTCAGGAAATATACAAGGACCCTTTTCATCTGAACTTATGTTTTTTTGGTGGtattcaaattattttcctaATGATTTACCAGTACGATTTAGTCAAAATATGCAGTGGTTCAATTTTCATGATCTATTTCCACAAGGGACTATGCCATTTGTTCTTCCtctaatttatataaaaaataatttaattaaaaataataacactACACAACATggttcatataatttaaatataaagaaagaTGAAAATGCCAACCAAAATAGTAACACACAAGATTATATGAAAACTGATTCtgctttaaaaatgaataataataatgaagtTAGAGAAAATTATCCGAATAGTCAATATGAATCCCTTCTTATTAAAcaacaaaaagaaatagaATCATTATTGTTACAAGAAAAAGATCCAGAACTAATtgaagaaattaaaaaacaacTTCAAGAAGTAAATGatttaatacaaaatgaaaatcaaaaaaataaaaacattgaTAATGATACTACTCTATTtgagaaaaataatgaatcaAATTCAATACCTACCCATTCTGATAATACGAATGATATgtcaaatattaaatataaaaaaatgccaaaaaaattagaaaatgaaCAAGCTAATGCCCTTAAAACGAGCACTAAATCTCCTGACCACTTAGATGTGGATCAAAAAAAACGTAACGAAACAATAATTGACAacaaaaaagataataacaaattaaattataataaaaattcagaAGCACTGCAAACCGCTACAGACACTACAATATCAGCCTCCCCAACTTCTGCATCTACCACCATAGAAAAACGAAATAACCAaaccaaaaataaaaaaaatgctgcaaacaaaaaagctgaaaaaaatgcaaacaCAAAAATAGATACCAATGAAAAAGTTACAAATACTACCAAAGAAAAGAcaccaaaaaataaaataaaaaaaaatgaaaataagtTAGATAAGGATGAAGATACGGGGGATAAAAAGGTGGACAATACGAAAAATGAAGTTGAagaaaaagttaaaaataataaagaaaaagaaaaaaatatagaatcaCAAATTAATagtgataaaaatgtaaatataccAAATAATGCAGAagtgaaaaagaaaacagaaaaaatgaaatggaGTACAACAGGAGAAAGGAAAATTGAAAAACTTGTAGATATTATGAAAggtgaagaaaaaaaaataaatatgcaaattaaaattgagaattcaaaaaaaaaacaagaaaatgcaaataataaaaacaataaaaaaacaggATGGGATGTTAATCAAACAccaaaaagtaaaaaaaatactgaTAACCAGGAATTTCCAAATTTAACCCCAGGTAGTGGATccaaacaaaataaaacaaaacagACACCAAAAAATAACACTCCTACCGCCAAAACGGATAATGCTGCAAAGGTTAATAACAACAACAACAACAGCACTAGCAATGATAACAAGGCGAGTGCCAAAAAGGCAAAAAACAAAGTCGAGCCAACCGACAATGAGACAAAATTCCCTCCAATTGCGCCAAAGGGAAATAAAAGTAAGTCATcaaaatagaaataaaaataaaaagttaaaaagACTTAagcatgcatatatgcatatgtaaaTGCAGATCATATTGTTCTATCTTCTAAATTTGTTATTGCAGATTCAAACAATAAGAAAAAACCCAATACAGAACATAAGGAAATAACCGGTATGCCTACATTGCGTATATTGCCtcgaattaaaaaatgacaaacaaaataataattggtCGTTTCATTTCtcccatttttattttctctcTTTCCAGATCTCAAGCAACTAACGAGTTTATGCAAATTACCACTCGATGAATCCTTATTAAACTTTTTGAAAAACTTCAAAGTACGTCCACAACCCATTTTTTCCTATCAGTGTCGcttgcatataaatatgtatcccttcttaaaatataacaaatatatatgcctttccatttttttttatttcccgTAGAAAGCAGAAGAAATATTTGCCTTCCTTCAGCACAGTGTTGaggataaaaaaaaactcaCACTGTTTGCaaatgaatttattaaaataaataataaaaataatgcgaacaaaataagtgacgtaaataacaaaaaaatgaaatagtCCAAATtgttcgtttttttttaatatatatttttattttatttatttaaacattattttatatgtaatttattctatatacatatcaaaatttatcgatttgttcatattttttttttaagaatatatagataaatatgtgtgcatgtataaaatatcttATAACATTTAAAGTAAACCAAAATAAactttaatttattataatattcgaATCGTTTAAAATtgacaaataaaaaatatccaAATAGCCATATATtactaatatttatatatcccAAATTATTCTCTCCTTATGTTTAGATCTCCAATGAGACTATTTCAAATTGTCTAcccatttaaaattatatgagaATAAGtcatatttattctttaattataatgttttaataataaaaaaatatatttgcacACACTCAAGGATGtgcataataattatgcatataacaACATTTTTACATGAACaagtcatatttttttagcatatagctagttaaaaaaaaattattactataaacacttttattatattgtcCAAATTTTAAACTATGTAATCTGTTTTAAACAAATGTTGTACCCATCGAAGTCTTTTACTATAATTTCCCCATTCGACTTAACAATTTCTATATCGTTTTCCtttagttttttttcaagTGCATTTAAATCTTGGAAGctcaaaattaaatttccTAAGGAATTCCCCATGTGTAGCTGCAAtgaaatatgaaaaaataggaTATGTACAAGtcaggaaataaaaataatattttttataaattttgctatttcaaaatatgtCTTCTTACATTGTTTTCATCATATGCATAAGCTAATTGAAGTATggttgaattatttttattcgaaaaataatagctCATACCGCCATAAATATTCCAAGGGTATGAAATTTCTTCTAAATGACTTTGGATTTTCACTAActaaaatgtttaaaattaagaataataaaatcgtTCATAATTACATTtgtgcatataaatataaattcatttagTAGTTACAATATTGAGAAagtcatataatattttattcccCTTTTGTGCTTACATCCATTCCCAAAATGTCGGAGTAAAACTTCTGGGAGTCTTTCGTCGATGTTGTATAAAGTCGGatctaaaaaattttattgagtatgtataaatatgaattatgaaaaaagtaacacataaaataatagattATTCTTATTAATTTTCTCTTTACGAACCCTATTTAATTTCGGAACATCTTCCTCCAATACTACTTCTATACCATATCCATCTGGATCTGTTATAAAGCAGTTTGTCCAATATCTTCGTACTTGTGCCTGTAAAAagtatttaaattgtttatcttagtatcaaaaattttataactttAATCATTTTTCACATTCACAATTtgcaaacaaaataatatatatattttttctatacaTCTTCATCTGGCAGTATGCAAGCAGTGACTGGCCTTTTATCCAATTCTTCCTCAACCTGCCCTTTGTACTTATgaactttttttaagtcGAATTCTTTTAAATGTATCCCTAACCCCAGGAATGAATGCTAAaaccaaattaaaaaaatacatatatgaaaatttgtgtaaaaaaaatgcatatgcaCGGTTCATAATGTTTGTTCTCACTTCTcctataataaaattgtcctgctcattttttatcaatttaatatatgcttCGTTATTTCCTAAAATGAGCTTAGCATAATTATTTCCCTTTTCTGCTACTTGAAAACCCAAcacattattataaaaatcgaCTGAATTGTCTACATCCTGAACTTTATATTCAATACCTTCAActttacattttaaatttttaaaactgtatttttctttttttctaataatatttccgttaagaaaattataagtatatttctttgaaatattcaaaaaatcatattgcttaaaaaaaaaaaaaaacactaAAAGGAAGTAAATATTCATCAAATCgaatttcattatttatccATACACCATCAATTTGTATACAgccatatgcatatattacatatttagaaaaaaagaacaaGAGGTAATGTATGGTAAATATTCCAAATTATTCTTTCTTTTCCCTTTTTCAGCATTACATGGTTTGATAAAGGAAGGGTTTGcttaaaaagaaattattttaaaaattacaataaatgtttatatttaaaaaatactattCAAACAACTTAATTTGTGTATTATGGTAATGCAAAAAAAGTGTAATAAtggaacaaaataaatctaAATTAGCTATTtgctaaaaaataaataacaataaaataaaaaaaaataataatattgtatatgcgcaaaaaaataacactCAAATcgtgaatattttttggcGCCCTTTCAAAGGCCAATCTTGTAGAGAAACGGCGAACTCATGCCATTCGTTGTTTCTCGTTTTTCTATCAGAcgtaaataaaacaaaataaatgaatagtCAAACAAATAAGTAGGTAAATAAACACAGCGGTACATACCACAAACAGTAAAAAAGCGAATCTAAtgtgaatttaaaaaaaaaaaaaaaatatgaacaagtcaggtaaatattttgaataacgaaaaaaatatgaacatgcataatattgttcatgattaaaaaaattatattcttaGTAAAATTTCGAAAAATTAGATTACACATATATCCTACATTATTCTTCAttctctatatatttacacacATCGATATGTGAAATACTAGCAGAAAATGtgtaagaaaaaattatttatactgACCAATGGATGAAAAAACACTATCCCTATTTGTTTGTATAGGATAGGGGTTAGTATTATTTGTAATGCTTAATAATTTGTGATAAATCGCTTTAGCTTTTTCCAATCTTCCATAATGACTATCCCATTCAAAAAAAGGCAtaataagaatataaaaatttaatttatttaaaattaataatcgCAAATTTATATGCGGCAACAATTCTATGGTTGAATCATCAGGTTCCTTAAAATAATCTTGTTCCTccaaaaaatcaaaaataatattttttttcaaatcaatatatttaatatcaaataaaaatatttttttattttttacaatttcaattttatctTGCACATTATTTTGacaatatgcatatttcctcaaaataatttcaaaCTCGTTTAATCTATTTTTGTGTTTTCccttttcattattttctcccaacttataaaaatttttttttttttcttttttatttataagctCACTATTATAATtgcctttttttatatcaaacaaatcatttatattaacacTGTTATATTCCATGGAAATTATTTCCTGCTCATCATTATCTTCTGTGTCTAAAAAGGTTAGTCTTTTATTGTTAAAACTAAAATCGTAAttcaatttattattttcatcattggGCTTGTATCCATAAACTATTTCAATCatagatttatttttatcattattcaAAAATTCGTTAAAACTTTTTTCAATTGAATTGTATAATTCAGTATATTTCTCTTGGTCACCTATATTACCGTTAACCTGATTGTCTTTAATTTTGAGCCCCcaatttgataaatatttcaaatttaacaagaataaacaaaattgttCCTTTGATAAAATGTCCTTTTCACtaattatgtataaaataagaTTGGGGTAATTTTCCAAAAAGAAATCATccatataatgaaaagaaaagtTCATAAAATCCACAATTACTGAGATagcatcattttttatggaCTGATTTTTCCTGAACTGTTCATGTAATATAGAGAATAATTTCTTActtgttaataaatattcatcatttatatcagaataaatatttgtcgTTGGATTAACTAATGTAGGCAACAcagaaaaatatgttttcaaaaaatcaaaattaattaagTTATCACTTTCTTTCTTAAAaatttcttcattatttttcaagcatattttatggtctatataagaaattttataatctCCAATTTCATCGCTAACCCATTTTATGACACATTTGGCTAGCTTTATATAGCGATATggatacatatttttaaaagctttcataataataagagcattatttatacaaggataattttttttgtcaagTTGCTCCTCCaacaatattaaaatatattttcttattaagctatttttatattcattttttgtacataatttactgattatataaaacatttttattgtttctTCTATTTTATGCACACCATTAGAATTTTGATGATTTTCATTGACATCCCCAATATTGTAACAAaattgaaataataattttttaataaaataattaaaagaagaaatttctttatcaatattttttattttagttAATGCATTTATTGTCTTAAGTATGTGCtcgttttttaaa
This window encodes:
- a CDS encoding glyoxalase I-like protein GILP, putative, coding for MKFDLMNIYFLLVFFFFFKQYDFLNISKKYTYNFLNGNIIRKKEKYSFKNLKCKVEGIEYKVQDVDNSVDFYNNVLGFQVAEKGNNYAKLILGNNEAYIKLIKNEQDNFIIGEHSFLGLGIHLKEFDLKKVHKYKGQVEEELDKRPVTACILPDEDAQVRRYWTNCFITDPDGYGIEVVLEEDVPKLNRIRLYTTSTKDSQKFYSDILGMDLVKIQSHLEEISYPWNIYGGMSYYFSNKNNSTILQLAYAYDENNLHMGNSLGNLILSFQDLNALEKKLKENDIEIVKSNGEIIVKDFDGYNICLKQIT